Proteins encoded within one genomic window of Phototrophicus methaneseepsis:
- a CDS encoding transglycosylase SLT domain-containing protein — MQRLRRLLTRNVPLVILALLLLPTIVPAVLQSLNGWMGQLKPQGDIAGFFAPSVRYWEDDLVTWGKTYNLDPNLLATVMQIESCGHPTIASHAGAQGLFQVMPFHFSATEDMLDPDTNAMRSANFLNECHNWAGDNVGMIMACYNGGPSVTRKDFGNWPAETQRYYLWGAGIYNDAYHQLADSPTLDQWMNAGGSTLCNMAAAELNIN; from the coding sequence ATGCAAAGACTTCGCAGATTGCTCACACGCAATGTGCCATTGGTCATCCTTGCGCTGTTACTGCTGCCGACGATTGTCCCGGCAGTCTTGCAGAGCTTGAATGGCTGGATGGGACAACTCAAACCCCAGGGGGATATTGCTGGCTTCTTTGCGCCATCTGTGCGCTATTGGGAAGATGACCTCGTTACCTGGGGTAAAACATATAACCTGGACCCTAACTTGCTCGCAACCGTCATGCAGATCGAAAGCTGCGGGCATCCGACCATTGCCAGCCATGCTGGCGCGCAGGGCCTGTTCCAGGTGATGCCGTTTCACTTTTCCGCCACGGAAGATATGCTGGACCCGGATACCAACGCCATGCGCAGCGCGAACTTCTTAAACGAATGCCACAATTGGGCAGGCGATAACGTGGGAATGATCATGGCCTGTTATAATGGTGGCCCAAGCGTTACACGCAAGGACTTTGGCAACTGGCCCGCGGAAACACAGCGATACTATCTGTGGGGTGCGGGCATCTACAATGATGCGTATCATCAGTTAGCAGATAGCCCCACCTTAGACCAATGGATGAATGCAGGTGGCAGCACCCTATGCAACATGGCCGCTGCTGAACTGAACATCAACTAA